The following are encoded in a window of Drosophila simulans strain w501 chromosome 3L, Prin_Dsim_3.1, whole genome shotgun sequence genomic DNA:
- the LOC6737443 gene encoding 40S ribosomal protein S9 — MVNGRIPSVFSKTYVTPRRPYEKARLDQELKIIGEYGLRNKREVWRVKYALAKIRKAARELLTLDEKDEKRLFQGNALLRRLVRIGVLDESRMKLDYVLGLKIEDFLERRLQTQVFKLGLAKSIHHARVLIRQRHIRVRKQVVNIPSFVVRLDSQKHIDFSLKSPFGGGRPGRVKRKNLKKNQGGGGGAAEEEED, encoded by the exons ATGGTGAACGGCCGCATACCCTCGGTCTTCTCGAAGACCTACGTGACTCCCCGTCGCCCCTATGAAAAGGCGCGTCTGGACCAGGAGTTGAAGATCATCGGCGAGTATGGTCTCCGCAACAAGCGCGAAGTGTGGCGCGTCAAGTACGCCCTGGCCAAGATCCGTAAGGCCGCCCGTGAGCTGCTGACCCTCGACGAGAAAGACGAGAAGCGTCTGTTCCAGG GTAATGCCCTGCTGCGCCGTCTGGTCCGTATCGGTGTCCTGGACGAGTCCCGCATGAAGCTCGATTACGTGCTGGGTCTGAAGATTGAGGACTTCTTGGAGCGTCGTCTGCAGACGCAGGTGTTCAAGCTGGGACTTGCCAAGTCCATCCATCATGCCCGCGTCCTGATCCGTCAGCGTCACATTCG TGTCCGCAAGCAGGTGGTCAACATCCCGTCGTTCGTCGTGCGCCTGGACTCCCAGAAGCACATCGACTTCTCCCTGAAGTCGCCCTTCGGCGGCGGCCGTCCCGGTCGCGTCAAGAGGAAGAACCTGAAGAAGAACCagggcggtggcggtggagctgctgaagaggaggaggactaA